The genomic DNA GAAGCTGGCAAGTGAAAACATATAAGCATTTTTAATGAGTGCGAAGGCTTCCGTTTCGTGTTAGCATAGCAGCCCAGCGTCTTCGCTTCAATATGCTACGAATTCGCGCCTCTGGACGAAACCGTCTGGACAGACGATCGTCTGAAGGTCATGGTTGGCATAGGGCGCGTCTGTCATATGCGTCGCTCACTACAACagtaaaatgaagtgagaCTACATACAGAGGCACTGAAGACATCAATTGACCGAAAATATAAGATCTTTGACAGCACCATTCGCGTAAGATGACACGATCTGCTATTCTTCAGCGAAAACCATTCAAAGCCTGAAATAGATGTTGCAATTGGATACGCTACACGTTTGCtatacaattttgttttcttcaataTTTCAATATATTCCTTAGGTAGGATAAACGATAGCGATGGACGTTGGGTTAAACTAAAAACTCACAAGGGATCTGCAGGAGGTGCTACATGACGTACAAATTGGTCTGCAGTCCTGAGGAATTAATTcgttctaattgaattttaaacctTTGTAAAATAGCTCTATTTTAAATAGCTTTATACTTAAAAAagtgtaaaatattaaatatctTCAATCTTCATCATAACTATGTCAAATTGAGCTCtgttaaaaatcaatatacTTATTCCGAACCACGAACTATCAACTCATCTCACGGTATATTGTCCAAGTACAGCAAAATGCgtaccactaccaccacaaccaccccAAATATCACCCACCAATTAAGCCATTTATTATACAAACAACGTGACAACGCGCCACAAACTCTCAACgaaccaccagcaacaactgACTAGAAGACACCGCACATATACCGATGACTAAATCAACCAACCGATAAGCACATGCTTTGGGGAGGAGGTCGATATGTGTCGTCCGTATGCATCGTCCAGCCTGGTGCAAACGAGACTGAAAGCGTATGTTTACCCACGGGTTTGCCAAAATGGTGAAACAAGAGAACTCTTTCAGGTCACAGCTAGGTCCACTTCCGTCCCGGTCGTCTTCTTCGGAAACGCTACCAACAGGCGAAAGACTAGCCGAACTACACCGAACTAACGGTTGTATTTATAATCCTTGAAGGCCGTTTCGTGTACGTCGGTCGTAATCGAAACAGAATAAATTCCTCGACTACAACACATGCCCCCGTTTGCGTCCCGAGAGTTTTGTAGTGCTGcatgggagagaaaaaaacccaagcTCTCTTTGAACCATGCgctttcaacaacaacagaacaaCAAGAAATGTAGCAAACATCATAATTCTTGACACGGCAAGCACGTCGAATGAGGGGTAAAGATTTTTCCGAACCGGTTTACGTCTAGACATTGtacaaccacacacatacggtgAAAAATCAATCGCCATGTCTACCACAACGCCATACTGTTGCATGAGGTAGAACTGCAGCCCATGCACTCGATATAACTTATGTAATTGCAATCAGCTTTCCTTTCGCTCCCTGTCCGGCGGATGGAACTcggctgtgtgtatgtgaagcGCGTAAAGAGAAAGAACATCCTTACGGACAACGAACTCCCACCCGAACGGAGCTCCCGGACCCGCTGAAAGGAACCCGATATAGAACTACCGGTCATTGGCTCACAAAGCACGACAACCTGTAGCCCATTATGCCTAAAGCTTCGCACCATACTTTCTTCCATCGCCACCAACATTCTTAGTGGCGAAGAAATGGACGGACAAAGAAATTCCGTTGCCTTGTGGAGTGTGGAGCGCAACGTGCGATTAAAGTTCGCCCACTCTGGACGGGTGGTCCAGAGCCATCGCACAAATGACCGAGAAGTCCGGGACGGGGAGCAACTGGCCGAAGTCTGGGACGAGAAGAAAGTGCAACAACACGGGTCCCAGCAAATCTCGCATCTCTACGTGAGATTAATATGAAGTGCGAGTGCGAGGATTTGTGGCGCCTGACACACTGGATAGGactggaggaggaggaaaaaatatcaaaacaaatgGTGAAGAAACAGGTGAACAAACCTTACGAGCGCATCCTTTCCTACCATCCATGCCTGAGAGATGAGGCGTTTTTCATCTAGCATGGAGGTTAATTAGTAGCGTCATATACTCTTGGGTTACtgtggcttttgttttttgttatctcCCCAACATAGTTGCTTTGGTTTGTTCAGGGCAAGTTAATGACTTTTTCCTGGTCCCAAAAACAGAACGGGAGAAAGTTTACCGTTGACACCGATTTCGTTCCCAGCGCGAGCACGCAAAAAACCGAACGCCATTCGCTTCTGACTTAAGACTCTGCTGACCTAGTATCAGCAGGGTTAGTCAGTACACTAATTGTTCTCTTCAGTGGCTGAAACAATAAACAACCATTCAAACGCACCAAAAACACATGTGACACAttaagaatgttttttttgagGTTAACACATGCTATTTCAATAAGCTGCTAACTGATATCGGAAGACATGGCTATTTGAAATGCACCAACATTCCCCAAAGGTTGTCTTTCACATCATTAGctaaagaaaatattatccAAAAACTATGTAAAACCAACGCCAAGGAAAAGATTGATCATGACCCCAACAAACCGCTACGACTCCCCCATTAGCTCACCGTTTAACGGTATTATTTCCGTCCAGCAAATTATGCTTTTTTGGCGAAACAAACCGCGATCAACCAATCCGCCGATGAACACAACTGGACACACCTCCCTAAACTCAACTGAAGCTTATATCACATCGGAAGGGAAAACATTACGAACACCCTTTTCTCCGACAGGAGGAAAATCCATTCCCTCGCTTCCCCAATCGCTTTCCATTACACAACCGCCCGGGAATCCGATCGATCATGGTCACGCATGGTCTTGGCAGGTCGTTCCAAAGGCCAACAGACGACGGCGCGACAATCCGGCTCATCATCGGTCTTCGCGCATAAAAGCACGCCACGAATCCCACTCCACacgctcgcgcacacacaccaaagTCACGGTCTTCGTCGTGGAGCTCCTCCTTCAGCGATTGTCAAGTTCATGGTTGGTCCCGCGAAAGACGCACCAACGCTGATCAGTTGTGCTGTGGACAGTGCGCGAAGTGGACACGTTACGAAACGCTTCCATTAACAGTTGCACGGGTGCATTTGTTTTGAAGACAGTAACATAGGGCGAGCGAGATCATGAGACATCTGTGGATTGCGGTGATCCTGATCGCTGCATTCGGTGCACTCTCAGCGAACGGATTCTTTCTACTGCTTAAAACACTTGCCCATGCTGGACGGTACATTAACGAGCACTATCCGGACGGTAGGTCTCCAACATCACATCACTACTTCCATCGCTATGcaattccgttccgttcctgtgtCTACCCGCTCGGCAACGACTCTAATGCGCAGCACTTTCAAAACGGACACACCACTCCGAAGCAAGCTGATACCAAAGCAGGAAGTAGCAAAAGCTGCAATCTGCTGTGGGAGAAAAAGTGAAATTTAGCTACGAGACGATAAATTGTCCGGTGGTTTCTCTTCCATCGTGGCTTAGTGATTTTGCGTGATCGTGACGCTTGGAGTTTCAGTTTAGGAAATAGCTTTAATGCTCTCTTCTAATACTTGGATCGTTCTGTTTCCTCCTGCCAGAAGGTGTCAATTACCACCAATCAGTGCCCGAGTACGATTTCGTAATTGTTGGTGCTGGACCGGCCGGATGTGTACTTGCCAACCGTCTGTCGGAGAACCCTCAGTGGAAGGTTTTACTGCTGGAGGCAGGACCAGGAGGAAATGATCTCCAGAACATCCCGCTGCTGACTACGTTTCTGCAGAACTCCCAGTACAACTGGGCGGATATTGCAGAGCCTCAAAATACCTCCTGCTACGGTATGAACGGTGCTGCGTTCTAGTGTTAGGTAGTGAGAGTTACTGATCTTTAATTGTTCTTCTCTCAGGTATGATCGATCAGCGATGCAGCTTACCGCACGGAAAAGGACTCGGTGGATCAACTCTGATCGACTACATGCTGTACGGCCGCGGTAATCCCGCCGATTACGATCGGTGGGCTGCCCAGGGCAATCCTGGTTGGTCACACGCGAACCTATTCCCGTACTTTCTCAAATCGGAACGCGCGGAACTGCGCGGTTTGGAAAACTCTTCCTACCACGGTACGAACGGTGAGCTGCACGTAGAATTTTCTCCCTTCCGTACCAATCTGGCACGTACCTTCGTGAACGGTGCACGAGAAGCTGGCCATCGCAAGATCGACTACAACGGCAAATCGCAGCTCGGCGTGTCGTACGTCCAGACGACGGGATTGCGTGGCATGCGTCAAACGGCGTACCGTGCGTTTGTCGAACCGGTGCTCTACAAACGTCCCAATCTGTACGTGCAACCGTACAGTCAGGTGTTGAAGCTGTTGATCAATCCGGACACAAAAGCTGCGTACGGTGTACAGTACACGAAACACTTCCGAAATTATGAGGTTCGCGCACGCAAAGAGGTGATCGTGACGGCCGGTAACATCAACTCCGCCCAACTGCTCCTGCTCTCCGGCGTTGGTCCGCGAGAACATTTGCAGAACTTTAACCTGCCGCTGGTGAGCAATCTTCCCGTGGGTCAATCTTTCGTCGACAGTCCCGTGTTTAACGGGCTCACGTTCATTCTAAACGAGACGGGTCAGGCACTGCTCACGGACAGCCGGTTTCAGTTGCGTTCCCTGGGCGATTACTTCCGGGGCGAAGGTCCACTGACCGTTCCCGGTGGCGTGGAAGCTATCAGCTTCATCCGTACCGCGAACGCTACCACCGAACCGGGTGTCCCAAACATTGCGATCGTCTTTTCGACCGGATCGCTCGTCTCGGACGGTGGACTTGGTTTGCGCAAGGGAAAACGCATCAAAACAGCCATCTACAACAAGGTGTACCGTCCGCTGGAAAACGTACACAACGATCAGTGGACGGCCAGtgtggtgttgctgcatccgGAATCACGCGGACATTTGAAGCTACGCAGCGTTAATCCTTACAGTGCGCTCAAGATCTATCCCGGATACTTTAACACCGAGCGGGATGTTGAAATGATGCTGGAAGGTGTGAAGGAAGCGGTACGTATCTCCAAATCTCCTGCCATGCGTCGATACGATGCACGCGTCCTCGGTATACCGCTTCCAAACTGTGAACAGTGGGACCAACGGGAAGATGACTATTGGCGTTGTGCGATACGAACCCTGTCCAGTACGGCGTACCAGCAGATGGGAAGTTGCCGGATGGGACCGGCCAATGATCCGCTAGCGGTCGTTGCCCCAGATCTTCGTGTACACGGTGTCCAGGGTTTGCGTGTGGCGGATGTGAGCGTAGTGCCGACCTCCATTTCCGGACAGTCGGCCGCCATTGACTACATGATCGGAGAGCGAGCCGCCGATATCATCAAAGATCATTGGCAGCAGGGTAATGGTGCCGAAGACTCCACACCACCGAGCGCATGATACAGTATACTAGTGATATGTTAGGGTAAGATCAGCTCAATAAATGCCGCTATTTATTTGTAAACTTTCTTGGCTTATTTACCTCCCCACAAATGTCCGCCGGTCGCGACCGTcaaacgaaagtgaaacgtatcggtttttgtttgtacaagTGTCACGCTCTTTAACAGGTTGTGTTGTTGACAAATTTGTTTTCTGGATGGACGATTCAATTTTCATACAGTCTTCTTTGATTTTAAGATTCCGTTTGCGTTGAAAGTAACGACAAAAATCCGCTTTTTTCACATCACCCAGTGATGAGTACGGATGAACGGTTgtcacttgtttttttttttcaagtgaCTCAAGCACTACTTCAACGTGTCTGACTCAACGAGGACCGAACTCGTGATATGCTTGAGACAAATTGCACCGGTAGCGCGCAAAGTACTTCTTCCGCTTCTCATGTCGCTCTCAACCGTGGAACTAAAAAGGAACAATTTATTCCCACAAGGATCGGCTTCCACTGACTGGCGGTATCAATTACGGTTTGAAGTATATATTCAAATAATTAAGCACATGGTGCCCAATTATTAGTGTCACGAGTCGTGGGAaatcgaccaaaaaaaaacacttcaagTAAGTCATTCATTCCATCCCAGCACCCAGCATTTCTTCTGAACCATGTCTCctaaaaatacatttatttCAGCTAATGTTTCATTCATTGCATAGTAATTCATTCTCTGCTCGGTGAACAATCACAATGAAAAAGACCAACGCCATAAAACAGGCTGTGTGCCAGAATTGACAAGCACACACATGTGTTTATGTCCTTTGAATGGGAAGACATCCTTGCCGGCCTCTAACTGGGTTTCGGTCGTAAAACGAAGGTGGTACTACACTGTCGTCATTCAAATGCATCATAAAACCCgtgcaaaaaaagggacatcATTTATTCATCCCGCACATTGTCTCACAACCGAACAACGAGGCGCGAAGTACAGGACCTGCTGCAATGTACAGCGACTTTCAAAGCACGGTGCATACCAAAACGATAGTCTCACTTGCGCCTAACGCACGGTTTTCAACGCCCTCGCGCTTTAACGCGATTCTATACCACCACATCTATACATTCGCGTAGGTATAGGAACAGGCTTTCCCTGCTTTCAATCGCAATAATAGGGAGAATGAAAAAGCGAGGGGAAAATCTTGCTACTAGACGACAACGACCGCAGGGTGAATATCAGTTAGGCAAGCGTCGGTGTGCCGTCGGTAAACCTAGGAAGCCACGACGTAGCCATAGCCGGAGCAACTTCAAAACATTGCATATGCATCCAATTTCCCGGACGACGATTTTGTCTCACGTTCACTCTCCCCTAAGGTCATTTGCAGATGATATGCCAAAAGTGAAAACCCTACCCttctcagcagcagcagcagcagcaacaaacctTAACCTTATCGTAAGTGCGCCTAAATGGCGGCAACCCTCTTGCACAACCGTTTGAATCGTTGGTATCtgtgttgtttcttttctttcgaaCCAATCCGGCACTCTCGCTTCTGCCTTACGCCCGATCGATGGGTTGTCATGACGTAGGGAATCCCTTGCAATGGCCTGGAAGCGTGGGTCTAGTTTGTTCTGCGGTGTGTCACAGGAACGCAGTGACAGCGGAAACAACAATGAACCATTTCCAATCTAATCGTACAACCGGTCGAGGGCGACGGCACTGGTTGATGATGCACTAATCGCCGTGATGAAAGATTATGATGAACGCGATTGCCAACGACACCGTAACGGTCGTTTTACTATGGCCATTAAACTGTTCTAACTCATAGTGACTATTTTTGTGGATTGCAAGTTTTGTAGTGAAACCAATTCAAGACTTTCAAGGttgaattgattgattgattgatttttcaagaacgtttttgttgtattttattttatgtatcGTATGTATTACAACACAATTCCGGATTCAAGTTGATAAAGATAATATAAATACTAGATAGATTATATTAATATTGCCACACTTTCCAAGGTGGCCCTGTCGACATTAGTCCAGACCTTAACCAAGGATTATCATAAAATAGATATCCGAAtatgtttaaatgtttttgtagCCTTGGCAATTATGACGTACCCCATTTTTGTTGCACATAAATTGGTTAAGGTTCCCCAGAAAACTATTGGTAGCTGCAGAGATCAATTAAGAGTTGTATAGATTGAAAAATACACTAAACCATAAAATCTAGATAATCTTCAACCGTTTCTGCCTTATATGAGCAACTGGATGTTGGATTGCCAAAATTGTCTTCGACATCGTCGTTCTTCAGAGGTAAGTATCAGAAATAAATCTACAATTGCAGTTCCTCATCTATCTCAAAAACTCTCTTTAAattaacgatttaaaacaaattttcatctgTTTCCATCACCCAAATCAATTGATAACCCAATAATactttttgtacaaaaaagaCACAAGAAAAGACAAATTAACTTGGACCGATTTTAAGAGTCGTCAGGATACAGAATCtccaaatgaaaaacaaaataaatctcTTGGATTTTCAGCCCACAGTGGATTAGAACACCATCCTCGCTTTAATTTGAACGATTTTAGTCCATCCAttagcatccattttaaggCTACAAATAACTTCTAAATCAACCGCATCTAACGTAGTTCCATGTTGCCCTCAACTTAAGCACCTCGCTAGATAACTCTCAAAAAGCGACCATCATCaagtaaaaatatttcttcaaacattttttaCGATATTATATTTCGTACCAACCACCCCTTTTTTGCAGCAAGCGCATCATTTTCAAACAAGACCTAAAATTAATTCTAAATAGCATACcactttttcccccttttgccCACATCAGATCAGGCGAACGAGGGGGTTGTAAGTTGCGAGCGTTCTAAAATACATTTCACTCTttgtctctgtctctctcgacGGTAAACACTTGAACCCTCGAAACATAGTCACCCTCACCCCGAACGTTATGTTCGTTCGAGTCAGCTACGATACGCTACACACAACAGATTCGATAATAAAGATTTAAAGTCCCAGAATCCTTTTAGTATCCGGTAGTTGTGAATAAGACACTCGATGTAAAAGCCCAACACCATACAAACACACTCGTGTACGAACGACAACATCGGGAAGCGAAAATGGTTTCGatgcaatatttaaaatatgaatatttacacacacacacaactccaTGGTAACTGTTGATGAATAACTGTGGGTggtacacaaaacaaaacgaataaaccAGCATTTCCCCCTCGTTGGCCAGGGCCCGGTGATGCTAGTACTACGGCGGAGAGTTTATTTCCACCCGGCATACCATTAAAACACATAAAAGATACGACCCGTTTCGAGCTGGCCGCTTACGCCCGGTTCAAGAGCTAGCGTTTCAAGGAAGCAGCATCTCGcagtaatgaaaaaaatctttctgCCATGAGCTGGTACTCaacgaagtttttttttatagcaaaacaaaataagttTAGATTTTGAGTGGAACAACACACTTGTGCAGCTGATAAAAGAAGTGTAGCAAAACCTGACGACTGTTTGGCAGGCAACTTCATCGTGCTAACGAACTTCAATTACTGTAATATATTTAAAGAACTTTCCATCTTTTAATCTCtaatctatttttaaaacaatcttTTCAGTATGTTCTCCGAACCACCGAATCTATCACCCAACTCAATGTCCTGCCTTTaacccgttttttttctgtagtaTGGCTTGTCGTTTAGCTTGTCATAGTCGTCGACGCTAGTCCACACCACCAGGAACCAGGAATCCTACATCCGACCCAGTTTCAGCGCCCATAAAACACCCCGGCACTGCAGCATCCGTCCAGCGCTGCAGGAAATAGCGAACATCCGCGACAACTTCATCGCTGCCAGCAGAACTGGAACCAAACAAGGAGCCTCCCTGGTAGCCAGTTTTCTATTAGCCTGCCGCTCACAAGCAGCTCATCCTCTGCTGCCGTTTTCCGATACGTCCGATACGAGCAATTCTCCATCGACCGGCCAACACTATAGCAGCATCACATCACACCAAAGTTCACTGGCGCGCGCGCCTCCATCAGCGCTAAGAATTGGGAGGGTCTAGAGAAGGAACAGGAATGGTGAAGATATGCTCCAACAGCGGGATGTATGCAGTGGCAAAACGGCTATATTACAACTAGCTATTTTTAGCATTGCCGAACGACGCTATGACGTCAGAGAGGCCGGTTTGCAGGAAAAGTGGAGCAAAATGGTGGAGCGAACCACTAACCATTCCCTCTTCTGGGTGTGAGTTAAAGGGATGGGGACCTCATCACATCCTCGTGGGAACGTGATACTAGCAGGGAAAAATGGCTAACGACAAACAACAAAagtaaaagggaaaaacaaaacggtgaaAGCAATCGAGCGATCGAGCATCAAACAGCACGGAACTATCACGTGATAGGCACATGGTGGACGAGGTTCGTACTAAtgcttcgtttttgtttgccatcCTAACAGCTAACAATGGCGATAATAGACATTATCCCACGGAATAAATAGATATTTCCAAGTTCTATTCTAAACCTTAATTACATTCgtcaaaaaaagaaatagatCAGCTATTGTGTATTAACCACTGACCATACGAGGTGATAGTTTAAATCGCCCTTACTTCTCCTATCGTCATTAATAGAGTCCTTCCACTGCTAATGACAGCGCTACATCGTTTACCGAATAATTTATACAACTATGACAACATACCGCCACATCGACACGCACCAATGCCTAGCTTTGGTATCGATTTTACTTGCGTACCAACCCCATCGGGCACTTTTGGGAGGCATCCTCGCGACCGAACTTTGCGCGAGATATAGTAGTGTCAACTGGAGAAGACGGATCACGCTGTTACTGGCGAAACGATTTTTCATGCCTTGCCTGCGAGTAGGCTCGGCCAACCATTAAGAACGTACGGCAAACTTGAAACTAACGTTCCTCGTACGCGATATAATATCgccaaataataaaaaaagagaaaaaataccCAACAAAACTATAACTGCCGAAAGGACGAACGGCATGGGCTGATGACGCGACGCGACCCGTTTATGGGACATTCTGGCGCcagccgtgtgtgtgtgtgcgaagggATGAGAGTTTTATGACGGTGAGTGAGTTTTCTTCCGCCCGTTCTCGAACGACCGGAAAGGAAGTTAACGCCGTTGGGGACTCAGCTCGTTCGGGACAGCAGCACGGAATGCATCCGGTTACTTAAAGTTTGTTCTACGGCCGGTACGGCGGCACTGTTCAAACGGACTGCCGCTATTACTTAAATGCGTtacgatggtggtgatggctgTAAAGAGTTCCATCGTTCGTGCTAAGTAGACGGTGACCGGGGTAAAGAATTGCCTAAGCGAACACACACATTTCGATGAAGGTGTGTTGCAGTAGTGAAAGAATAAAAGCTTGAAGGATTTATCGTCTGTGCATCGAACGAAGCCGCCGATACGAGGCGTTAACGTTTAATTAACCAGAGTGCTTGTCGTGGGGCGGATCGATTTTTGGGGCTGCACCTACACCTAGTTTGATAGCTGTCAATCACTAAGATAAATAAGATATCCGCTTGCTAATAGCGTAGAACTATGCAAAGATGGCAGGTTTCAAGGACACGCTTTTTTCTGGGGATGTAATTGATAAGTTTATATTGATTTGTGCGGCAATCTAGTGACACTTGGAAGGATCATGCATTTGTTGGTCCAAGTAACCGGTGCTGTCTAACGCCTAGGCAGgaagaacagtttcttgagctATGGACACTACGATGGAAAATGCATGATTCTAAATCGAACTATTGAACAAGTTGCCTAAAATTTAACAACTCGCTGAGAGAGGCAATTATATGCCTGAACAGTTCAATACCTCCATAAACGAGCCTTTTATACAACTTCAAGGAAAAAATTGGTATGTCCAAAAAAAGCAAGTAAGTCAGCAAGTAATTCTAGGCCTAGCAGTTCCTTGAGGATAGGCGCTACGAAAAAAAGGTATATGTTTGTCGTGTTACCTAGTTTGACGGCCATTGTTCGGGAGTATCATTTTACACATCCCAGCGCAAGTGAACTATTAGAATACGTTACATTCAAAATCGATTTTCCTCCTCCTTCCTCTCATCGGCCGATCATCCTCCCCGTCCTTAATAAAGACACTTGTAACGCAATATCTTGGACGATGCAGGAGGTTGTGCGTTCATGGGGCATTATGACGAAATTCAATGGGGACAACAACCAAGAAAAAGCCCTTCAAGTGTTCGATGGCTTTTGTCTTTCCCATCGCTTCCTAGGCGCGAGAagtggtggttgttggtgcATGTGCAAGCTCATCCGTTAACGGGTATCCAGTTTCCCGTACTCAGTTAAAGGATCTATTTGGAACTTCTGAACTATGTCATGACATGGTTTGGAACGCCAAGCCAAAAGGGGATGATTAAGTCCCTTAGAATACTTGTCGTTTGTTAAGTTGAAAACATTGTAAGAAATGATGCAAAAAATTTGACCAAATGCACACTTGCTTATCTATGTTCCATCTTCGGAGACATCCAAATAAAAGTCCAATAATAAAACAACTGTTAACAATCTTAAATACATCAAATATTTGTGTACGATGCTCTGATAACGGAACAATTGGCCAAACGATTGGCCTTACCAATCGTATCGTAATATCAATGGTCTCTATTTTCGTACCATTGATAACATAACCGGCAGACCCGATAAGGCAAAAGCATCACACTGAAAGGGCAAACAAACTCCCCAAAAAACATACCTGATACGATGAGGGCCTCGTTAGGTCCAACGGTGTGTATGTTTCCCATTTTCCGGGCTGGCTTTCCGGGACACTACGTACGATAGATTTCCACACTACCCGCTTAAAGGACGCGCGTTACACGGATACACtggatttttcaatttttgtgaCACTTCCGacgttttctgctgctgctgctggtttcaGTGAATTAACTAGTAAACACGCACACCATCAATAACGCACGTGTTAAACACAACActaaccaccaacacacactcgcgcaccaattttcactttctcgctcgctctttcACTCGCTCTCGCGCTTCTCACAAAAGGACATTCACGAATCAAAGCAACCATTGGCCGCCGGGAGACCTTTGATGCACACTAAACGGAGTTGGGAAATACAAGGAAAATTAGGCACACCGCTATTAGGGGATGGGTGGAAAAACGAGGCTAAAATTGTTGAGGGAAATTTTTCGTATCCTTTTTTCTGTAGTAAGTAAACTTTTTTATCGGAAAAATACACAGTAAAGTTGGATGAAAAACGCACTCGGTACACACACTCGCAACCACGGCACACAACtgtggaaaacgaaaaaaaggaagctcaCTAGAGCAGGGCTTTGTATGGGAAAATAATCACTTTCACAAAGTAGGCTAGCCTTTTTCACCAAACCACAGACCCATTAGGATGACACTTTACGGGACATGAAAATCGCTTGaaaagtgaacgaaaaaaaaatctattttgcTTTCCCTCACGCTCGTCTAACGATTAGCTTTAAAATAGAACGCTGCAAAAGAAAGACACACTGATAAATCCAATTGATGTATCCTGT from Anopheles stephensi strain Indian chromosome 2, UCI_ANSTEP_V1.0, whole genome shotgun sequence includes the following:
- the LOC118502624 gene encoding glucose dehydrogenase [FAD, quinone]-like isoform X1, with the protein product MRHLWIAVILIAAFGALSANGFFLLLKTLAHAGRYINEHYPDEGVNYHQSVPEYDFVIVGAGPAGCVLANRLSENPQWKVLLLEAGPGGNDLQNIPLLTTFLQNSQYNWADIAEPQNTSCYGMIDQRCSLPHGKGLGGSTLIDYMLYGRGNPADYDRWAAQGNPGWSHANLFPYFLKSERAELRGLENSSYHGTNGELHVEFSPFRTNLARTFVNGAREAGHRKIDYNGKSQLGVSYVQTTGLRGMRQTAYRAFVEPVLYKRPNLYVQPYSQVLKLLINPDTKAAYGVQYTKHFRNYEVRARKEVIVTAGNINSAQLLLLSGVGPREHLQNFNLPLVSNLPVGQSFVDSPVFNGLTFILNETGQALLTDSRFQLRSLGDYFRGEGPLTVPGGVEAISFIRTANATTEPGVPNIAIVFSTGSLVSDGGLGLRKGKRIKTAIYNKVYRPLENVHNDQWTASVVLLHPESRGHLKLRSVNPYSALKIYPGYFNTERDVEMMLEGVKEAVRISKSPAMRRYDARVLGIPLPNCEQWDQREDDYWRCAIRTLSSTAYQQMGSCRMGPANDPLAVVAPDLRVHGVQGLRVADVSVVPTSISGQSAAIDYMIGERAADIIKDHWQQGNGAEDSTPPSA
- the LOC118502624 gene encoding glucose dehydrogenase [FAD, quinone]-like isoform X2; amino-acid sequence: MRHLWIAVILIAAFGALSANGFFLLLKTLAHAGRYINEHYPDGVNYHQSVPEYDFVIVGAGPAGCVLANRLSENPQWKVLLLEAGPGGNDLQNIPLLTTFLQNSQYNWADIAEPQNTSCYGMIDQRCSLPHGKGLGGSTLIDYMLYGRGNPADYDRWAAQGNPGWSHANLFPYFLKSERAELRGLENSSYHGTNGELHVEFSPFRTNLARTFVNGAREAGHRKIDYNGKSQLGVSYVQTTGLRGMRQTAYRAFVEPVLYKRPNLYVQPYSQVLKLLINPDTKAAYGVQYTKHFRNYEVRARKEVIVTAGNINSAQLLLLSGVGPREHLQNFNLPLVSNLPVGQSFVDSPVFNGLTFILNETGQALLTDSRFQLRSLGDYFRGEGPLTVPGGVEAISFIRTANATTEPGVPNIAIVFSTGSLVSDGGLGLRKGKRIKTAIYNKVYRPLENVHNDQWTASVVLLHPESRGHLKLRSVNPYSALKIYPGYFNTERDVEMMLEGVKEAVRISKSPAMRRYDARVLGIPLPNCEQWDQREDDYWRCAIRTLSSTAYQQMGSCRMGPANDPLAVVAPDLRVHGVQGLRVADVSVVPTSISGQSAAIDYMIGERAADIIKDHWQQGNGAEDSTPPSA